The following are encoded together in the Raineyella sp. LH-20 genome:
- a CDS encoding HNH endonuclease signature motif containing protein: MGLVRAGEELEGFLADGVDRLGDADLLAAAARLAVLGSMVRAGELAVIAGLEARGATSAVEGLSTQAWLRTTTGLTPRQAKGRLRQAEAMAAHPHVAAALASGQMSIEQCEGVLAGLAFLDDPQVAGLFDPGQADAVEEHLAGHVGQDPDELRRLANHAVEVVAPAVAEEVDRRRLEGVEARARLTRRLVWSRDGAGSVCFRAKLPTLEGEELISLVGAHTGAALRQQREEAVADPGHVALSVAQLRADALVAIVDAAKAVGSAPVHGGDRPRVTILLDPAAVVDRSGPGVVLDSGEPVSASAWRRLACDADVLPAVLGGAGQPLDVGRTVRLVGGDLRQALHLRDRGCAFPGCDQPPRQCEGHHVVPWAAGGVTAVDNLVLLCRRHHALVEPDPRSRPGTRWEVRMGPDGIPDFLAPVGRGGGGRRVLRNSRYRVLHPDCGPPGRADPADRADPPDRADPPDRADPADGEASVSRETGAQGP, encoded by the coding sequence GTGGGTCTGGTGCGTGCCGGGGAGGAGCTGGAGGGGTTTCTTGCCGACGGGGTGGATCGGTTGGGGGATGCGGATCTGTTGGCGGCTGCGGCGCGGTTGGCGGTGTTGGGGTCGATGGTGCGGGCGGGCGAGCTTGCGGTGATCGCGGGTCTGGAGGCTCGTGGGGCGACGAGTGCGGTGGAGGGACTGTCGACGCAGGCGTGGTTGCGTACGACCACAGGACTGACGCCGCGGCAGGCGAAAGGGCGATTACGGCAGGCCGAGGCGATGGCCGCGCACCCGCATGTCGCTGCCGCGCTGGCGTCGGGGCAGATGTCGATCGAGCAGTGTGAGGGGGTACTGGCGGGGCTGGCGTTCCTGGATGATCCGCAGGTCGCTGGTCTGTTCGACCCTGGTCAGGCCGATGCGGTCGAGGAGCATCTGGCCGGTCATGTGGGTCAGGATCCTGATGAGTTGCGCAGGCTGGCGAACCATGCGGTGGAGGTGGTTGCTCCGGCGGTGGCCGAGGAGGTGGATCGGCGGCGGCTGGAGGGGGTGGAGGCGCGGGCCCGGCTGACGCGTCGGCTGGTGTGGTCGCGGGATGGTGCGGGATCGGTGTGTTTCCGGGCGAAGCTGCCGACGCTGGAGGGTGAGGAGTTGATCTCGCTGGTCGGGGCTCACACGGGGGCGGCGTTGCGGCAGCAGCGGGAGGAGGCTGTTGCCGATCCCGGCCATGTGGCGTTGTCGGTGGCTCAGTTGCGGGCTGATGCTTTGGTGGCGATCGTCGATGCGGCGAAGGCGGTGGGGAGTGCGCCGGTTCATGGTGGTGATCGGCCGCGTGTGACGATCCTGCTCGATCCGGCTGCTGTGGTGGATCGGTCCGGTCCGGGAGTGGTGCTGGATTCGGGGGAGCCGGTGTCGGCGTCGGCGTGGCGGCGGCTGGCCTGTGATGCGGATGTTCTGCCCGCGGTGTTGGGTGGGGCGGGGCAGCCGTTGGATGTCGGGCGGACGGTCCGGCTGGTTGGTGGGGATCTGCGTCAGGCGCTGCATCTGCGGGACAGGGGGTGTGCTTTTCCGGGGTGTGACCAGCCGCCGCGTCAGTGCGAGGGGCACCATGTGGTGCCGTGGGCGGCGGGTGGAGTGACTGCTGTGGACAACCTGGTGTTGTTGTGTCGGCGCCATCATGCTCTCGTCGAGCCGGATCCGCGGTCGCGGCCGGGGACGCGTTGGGAGGTCCGGATGGGGCCGGACGGCATTCCCGATTTCCTTGCGCCGGTGGGTCGGGGCGGTGGTGGCCGGCGAGTGTTGCGCAACTCCCGTTACCGGGTGCTGCATCCCGACTGCGGGCCTCCCGGCCGCGCAGACCCAGCCGATCGTGCAGACCCTCCTGACCGTGCAGACCCGCCTGACCGGGCAGACCCGGCCGACGGCGAGGCCTCCGTCTCGCGCGAGACGGGCGCGCAGGGCCCATGA